The nucleotide sequence AGCAGCCACTTCTTGAGGAATTACATTACGATAAGATTATTGCTCCATCTAGCCCTGAGGAGGCAGCAGCTCTTGCTGAGGAGACACTTGAAGCATGGGAGGCCGTTAGGGATGGTGCCTTGAAGCTTATGAAAGGTTATGCAGTGAGGGTTTGCGGATACTGCCCTGAGGTCCATGTTGGGCCAACTGGCCACAAAGCACGCAACTGTGGAGCTTTTAAGCACCAGCAGAGGAATGGACAACATGGATGGCAAGCAGCGGTGCTCGATGACCTAATACCTCCTAGATACGTCTGGCACATGCCAGAATCGGGGGAGGAACTGCAGAGGGAGCTAAAGACCTTCTATGGTCAGGCACCAGCTGTTGTTGAGATATGCATTCAGGGTGGTGCAAAAGTTCCGGAGAAGTACAAAGCCACTATGAGACTAGATATAGGAATTCCCTCTAGTTTGAAGGAGGCTGAAATGGTCGTCTGATCCTCCAATGATTTGAGCAGGTTTAATCTATCTATTATTGAGTTTTTTTGGGGGTTGAAAAGATAATGTCATTGTCAAGCTCCATCGTGGCTTGACATATGTTGAATCTGTTAGTCAATGTGTATATATCAGAACTTAGAGGAGATAATTAATTAGGTTTTCTTTGTTTCAGTCCACATCGATATTTCTACGTATTTCTTTAGAAACAAATGTGTTATACTGTGTTGCATCTACCTCTTGATCGCAGGCAGTAATTCCTGCCTTGCAAAACAACAGAAGGTAAGTTCAAGCTCATTTGATACTTTCTGTAGGATAAAATCGTCTAAACATAGCCCAACTTTTTTCCCTGTGCAACTTTTAATACTATCTGGCCATCTACAAAGGAGCCAGAAATCTATTGTACACTATCAGGCACGAAAACAAAACCATTAGAAGTATTGAACAGATTCAGTTGAAACATATGACAACAACAAATCGAAATTTTATCGGAAACATGAAGAGTTTCCATTTGCCTTCGAAGAAACAATGCAATTTACAAGTTACGAGGCCTCGGCCTAGCTGACTGAACAACTGAATTTGGTTGTGAGGCTTGTCACCTGTTTTATTGTTCGCCAGCTATCAACTAACTCAGTTGGATTTACAGGCTTTTGTAGCCGACATGGGAGGCGATCGATCGGTTTATGTGGACCATCCAAGCTGCATACACATAGAACTATTAGCTCTGGCCTTATGTAGCCTTGATCAGCATTTCTGGTCAAGTATAAATGATTGAGTTCAGTCAGTCCACACCTTGCACGGAACTTTTGCATGCTGGGCCCGGTTCTTTCTCTGCCCAATACAAACGATGGGCTGGGCTATCTCCGTCGCTTTATGGCTTGGCCATGAAGTGTGCTCTCAATGCACAAGGGGTGTGTGAGGGGTTAACCAACGTGGGATGAAAAACAGCATATATAGAGActtatacaattcatctattgCTGAGTTCTATAGCAATTCTTCCTCTTCAGCTCAGAGATTTCATCCAGCGGCACATCCAGCTAGCGACTCCTCTGACAAGCATGGCGCCGCCATTTCCTGTTCCGCCGGGTGCTCTTGTGATCAAAGTAGAAGATGAAAGGGAGACTGACCAAGAGCTGAGGGACATGTTCACCAAGGACGTCCAGCGCTGGCTCGAGCTCAAAAAGAGGAGGGGCCAGCAACCCTCTGGCAGTGCTCAGTCGCAGCCTCCCCCAGCCCCACCGGTGAGGCACAGTACTTCACTTCCTCCTTTATATTGAAAAACTGTTGAAGGATGTGGTTTTGAATACTGAAgtgatgtttttttttcctgaaaaatGTTGTTCAGGTTTCATCATTTTCTCTTATGTTTGTGCTTATATATTTGGTCTGTGCAAAGTCTAAGCATAGCAGTAATTTCAGTAGAGAAAAAAGGCCGATTAGCATTTTTCAGTTAAGTTATAATTGCTAAGCAGAGAAAACGAAAACTCTGCAGGTTCTAGGACTGCATGTGTTTCATTCTAATCTTCAACTTCAAGTATTTGTTTTGATATAATGTCTCAGGTGACATAAGGACCTAATCGATTCACACTTGCAACAAAAACATACAGCAAGGCTTGTCAGTTCTAAATCCAAATATATTTTTGAAGATAGTGGTATCCTTGAAAGCCTACCATTCAAGATACAGAAATGTACTCTTCAGTTGCCTTGTGATGTGTGTTTCCTCAAATGATAGTTCATAATAAAGTGATAGAATTATCCTCTGTAGCTGCATTTTTCAGTTAAACAAATATGATGTAGAAAGATGGTACTGCAATTAATTTAAAGAACAATTTACTGGGGGTAACACAAAGTTTGTCTTAGAAATTTAGAATCAAACATTAAGTGTCCTTCGTTTGTTCATTAACCGGCACGCTTACTCGGTTACTCCTTCCGTCATTCTTTCTTTTTGAGGGGAAAAGGACCTCTAACTGTAGGATTGTAATTCATTGTCACATTTTACACTTCTGAAAAAACTAACAGGATCGAGCAAATAATCCCATATTACTAGTCACTGGACTACAAGATGTTCGGCAACCACATAGTCAGTTACATCCATTCCAAATTTGATGCCTGCCTTCACTTCATCTTTGTTACAAATTGCATTGTCATGTACGGTTGATTCTGACTATGACCTATATGGCTGTATATTGTGTGACTTGTGTATTTCCTCACTTCTCAGGTACAGCAAGCACCCccactgccaccgccaccgcctccacctcCAGCAGCGCAGCACCCTTGCGCAAAGAGGCCAGCACTCGGACCGCCTCCGGGGTTCGCGGGTGTTCGCACGCCACCGCTGAAGCAGTACCCACCAGGGCCGAAGGCGCCAGCGCAACCACAACAACCGGCGCCGCCGAACGCCCACCGCGCCCCGGCCCCAGCAGCGCTGAACGCACAAAGGGCGGGGCATGCTCCGCAGCCGGCGCCAGGCGCATATGGCGGCGCCACGGCCGCGCCGCCAGTGCACGCCGGCCCCAGCGCCGTGCCCGGGCTCCAGCGAAGGACGACGCCCAAGCCACCGCACCCAGCGGCGAAGAAGAAGCCCACCGTGCCGTGCACCTTCTGCGGCGTGCTGTGCATGACGGCGTGGCACCTGAAGCAGCACGAGCAGGGGCGGAAGCACCGGAATAGGCTGGCCTACCTCGCCGGGGAGATGAACGTGCGGTGCTCGGTGTGCAACGTGCACCTCTCCAGCGGGCTCAACGTCGAGCAGCACAACGCCGGGAAGCAGCACCTCCAGCGGCTCAACAGGGGAGCCTGAAACGCACGGTTGCCCTTTACTTTAGTGGCGGTACACGCTTATGACTTGCACTACTATCTGCTACTACTACATATATGACTTGAAAGTTGAAACGATATGTGATGATGATATATGTTCAGTGATACTCAAACTTTGGACATTGTTTATTTTCGTTAGCATCTGCTACTAGAACTATCATTTGGATTGTGTACTCTGTAATGGattttcagatttgttgatgtgtttGACTCTGTTATATTTGTGTGGTCTCTTCGATGCTGCAGTGGTTATTATGATTGTTTTATGGGTCATGTTCCATTATCTATCCTTTGAAATCATGTATCGTGTCATCGTGAAGCATTTTTTGTGTCCTGAGGTCTCTGAAAGttttcgcttggctgataagccatgactaaaagtattgttagctgatttattgtgagagaaaaatactgttcgttggctgaaaaagtacggcttataagccaatcgaACATGGCGTTAGTTGATGCGTATGCGTATCCATCTTTTCATTGCATTGCTCCAACGACAGTACGTAACATGTGGTTGGCAAAAGTAAGCATAGCACGTAGCAGTGAAAGATGACATCAACTTCTTCTAGTTCTAGAGCTCCAGTTTGCATCGCCCTAATCCAGATTCCTGACTCCTGAGATACAGCTAAGCCTAAGCCGCACACAAGTTTTTGCTATATGCCAAAGATAATGTCATTGTCAAGCTCCATCGTGGCTTGACACGTGTTGAATCTGTTAGTCGATGTGTATACATCAGAACTTAGACGAGATAATTAATTAGGTTTTCTTTGTTTCGATCCACATCGATATTTCTACGTATTTCTTTAGAAACAAATGTGTTATACTGTGTTGCATCAACCTCTTGATGATCGCAGGCTGTAATTCATGCCTTGGAAAACAACAGAAGGTAAGTTCAAGCTCATTTGATACTTTCTGTAGGATAAGATCATCTGGACATACCCCAAATTTGTTTCCTGTGCAACTTTTGATACAATCTGGCCATCTACAAAGGAGCCAGAAATCTATTGTACACTATCAGGCACAAAAACAAAACCATTAGAAGTCTTGAACAGATTCAGTTGAAACAGATGACAACAACAATCGAAATTTTATCAGAAGCATGAAGAGTTTCCATTTGCCTTCGAAGAAACAATGGAATTTACAAGTTACAAGGCCTTGGCCTAGCTGACTGAACAACTGAATTTGGTGTAAGTTGTCCCAAGAACTGCGCATTTTTATGAACCATTTGTCCATTGCTGGTAGGCTGGTGGCCGTCAATGAGGCGAGGGCTCCACGGCTGTCCTGAAGAGCAGGATGTAGACCTTATCGACGGAAAAATACAAGAATCCACCCCGGGCGTGCGTGACATATGAACCGAAACTCGTCCCCACGATGCAGTGCCAAGCTGGTCCATAAGCAGTATCGAACTCCTGTCAGCAAGGGATGAGACCTTATCAGTACGTAATGTGGTACAGGATTGCAATCTGAAACAGAAGGACGGACAAAATGAGGAAATTGTGGACAAATAATTGGAATACGTTATATGTGGTTGTATGATCACATATATGGGGATGAATTGTGCGATGTGGTCCTAGATTCGGCTGTTTGGTTGCTTGGAGGTTTTGTCAGATTCATGTAACTGAGAAAAGATCCATATGTCTTTACAAAATGTAAGCAAGAACCATGTTGGGTAGTACAAAATGAGACTTTCGAAATGATACATTAAATTTGGGAAATGGTACATTATTAAAAGtaatcaatacaaacacacaaATTCAAGATCAATAGTCTGTTCAAAGTTGCTGCATGATCAGTCAAACTTGCATAGGAGTACCATTTTGTGAAATGACAACCACCTGAGCATATGATGGCATGACCTTATGATTGTGCAGTGTATTAATTGCTAGTATTGGTGGTTAGCTACCATAGATTGCACAAGGATGGCTTAGAACAGTTACGATGATTCAACCTGACCCCATCGGCTGGTTGTTCAGAAACTGATACTTGAACTGCCAATGATGGGATCAGCAGCAACTCTCAGAACCTTCCAAATGAGCTGAAAGGCAAACGAACTACAGGACTATCTTGGATTCGGACGCATGAAGACAGTAGACAGTCCCAGATTACTCCAACGGCAATCAAATCAGAATGGATATGAATGCACTGCACAATCGTCGTCATGGACTCATGGTAAGGCACCACAAGGGACAGATCATATACCAGTTATGACTGCATTCCCGTGAGAAGACGCTAGTGCACGATGATGGTATAAAAACATGTGCAAAATCACGCTATAGCAGCAATGCCGCTCCAATATCCTTGATTCTTAGGGGCGATGAAGCAAAACATTTAGTAATAGTAAGAACAATAAAGAATCCAAGACAATGACCTCACTGAAGTCTAAGCAGCATCTCAGAGACTCTAATTCGCGACTTGTAAGTGAACTTGCCAATAGGAATATGCAAGTCCTAGCATTGGTTGCTACGGGGTATAGTCAATTCGGAGGAAAAAAAACACACATTTACCTTCTTGAGCGCGAGCGCGAGGCGCTTGGGCTCGAGCCGGCGCGGGAAGTGCGGCATGGCGGCGAGCTCGTTGCGGGCGCAGCGGAACGCGCGGCGCTGCAGCGCGGGCGGCATGTCGGCCGCCACCACCCTCACCACGGCCTTCCTCTCCTCGCCACCGCAACCGTCCGCGGCCGCCGGCTGCTTCCCCGAGGAGACTCCGACCGCCCCCTCGGCGTCCGCGTTGCCCTCCGCGAGCCGGCGCTCGACGCCCAGCAGCGACCTGATGACCCCGCCCCGGCGGCGCCCCGCCACGTCGCCGGAACCCTGCTGCTCCCTCATGCCACCTCCCGCCCGCAGCGCCCGACTCCCTTCGCAGCGCGCCGAAAGTTTTGAACTGGATGCAATCACAACCAGTGCGTTTTCCTCTAGCGCCATGCTGCGCAGCGGCTCGGgcgttttttttgtgtgtgtgtgtgtgtgtgtgtgtgtgtgtgaggacGTGAGGAGGGAAGGAAGGAAGGGAGTGAGagggacgaggaggacgttggGGTTCGTTAAAGCGCGCGTCTACATTTTATTATGGGTTTTTCTCTGCACGGGAATCCTCAAGtcccgtgggtgggatcaccgACGCGGGGCGGGGCTCGCGGCACCCGGCACGGCACCGCACGAGCGAGGCGCGAAAGCGCGCGAGGCCACTCGCGATGGTTTTTTCACCGCCCGGAGCCTCGGATGCGCCATGCGCGCGTGCTCGAGGCGATCCAGCGCCGTGCTGATGTGGGTCTGCCGGGGCCCCGGGGCGCATGGCACAATGGTGCACCGTCCACACCAGCAGCCGGCCGCAGCTGCTCCGTGTCAGTGTACCGCGCTTTCACTACTGGACTGGACTACTGGTAGTACTAGTGTTAGGGACTACAAGACCGCTGGAGCGCACGCCCTTTCTATTTTCGATTTTTGACCGACGATGCGATGCGAATGCAACGTCTCTCCATTCCATTATAGTCGTCAAACCGGGATTTGACTACAGTTGAGACTGAGAGTAATGTAATATGATTTGATGAATAGTTGACGATTATGTCGAGCGATTTCATGAAATTCATTGCCATAGTTTTAGCCTGATGGTACTCCGGCCGTTTGATGAAGACGATACGATTTGGCTCTCAGTTGGCTAATTATTAGGACCTGTTTGTTATCTGGCTACCTTTTAGCCTGACTAGAAAATACGCCAGGCTAGcttaagactatctccaacaagtTATGATGGACTTGTTTGGTTGTCTACGTAATCTAAGTCTGGCTAGCATCGTTTGTTTAGTTGGCTAGTCTGACTGGGATAGAGTCACCTCTTTTTTTCCAGGTAACTTCACCACTGCGAATCGGAGCTGGGGAGATGGCCGGCGTGGCAAATCCACCAAAGCAAAAGATGAACCATCATAACAACGACCGTAGAAAGGGAATAGTTTAATACAAGTACCAATCTTGCCGCTTATGATCCAGTACTACAGCTAGCCTCCTCCCAGGACTAGTAGAAGAGAAGGTGGCCTTCTTGCCCATGAGATGTGTCAGCGAGCAGGGAACGGGCAGAGGCCAGACACGCAAGGCACCGAGGCCTGGACAGCCCGCGCCGCGTCCGCATGTGGCGCGTCGTGCTCGCGTCCCACACGGCAACAGCGCAAGGCTTCTCCGTGGAGGCGCCCGAGAAGCTCGAGCTCGTCGGAGCTCACGTGGTGGCCGATGGGAACTCGAGATCCGCGGAGTATGGTCGCTGGAGATCAGCACGGGCGGGATCTTCGGCGGAGCAGTGGCCGGTGGGAACCGGAGAGCATGCACAGCAGTACAGCACCGGGGAGGTGAAGCGAATCAGCACCGAGCCCTAGCCAAGCATGCCTCCCTGGAAACGGACTCCCACCGCGTTCCCAGCTGGCCCGACAAAGGGGTGGTCGGTGGCATGTTGGGGCTGACCAAACAAGTCCAAGGTAGCTTTTGTGGAGCCTGGTTGGGAGTTGGCCACCCAACCAAACGTGTCCTTAACTATCATATAGTAtctcttcttttatttttcttttgcaAATTAACAAGATAGACGAGAGAGGTATTCGTGTGTAGCAATGTAGTAGGGGTTCGGTCCTAGAACACACCACCGAGAAGGAGCAGCCGCCGCCATCGTCACTCTGCCATTAGCACCTCCTCTTCTTCGTCTCCGGTGAGTCTATCGGTGATAAAGAGAAGTGACCCATCTTTCTTTTAcaatagtttttaaatttaatTTGTTTAGGGTTTAGTTTAAATAAGTCTATCGACGAAATGAGATGATTTTCGATTAGGATCTTGTTACCTGCAATGACTTCGATGATTGTCACGATAAAATAAGTGTTGTAGGCATCGATTTCATCAATAAAAGATCAATTTGCGATTATTATCTGAAAGGAGAGGGGTGATCCTAAACATTCCCCACAGGGATATGAACTCAGGTTTATCAATATCATTTATCAATATCATTGTCGTTGGTCGGTCGTGGAGAGCAAATCAGACACGAGGGTTGAAGGCAACGAATCTGCAGCCTATGTTGTACTCAACGATGCAATTGACGATGTTTCTTTCATCATTTCAAATGTGTTTCGAACCGGTTCTGAACCATTGAATCTTATGCCATGTCCAATGTTTTGAGTTGATCGTTAGATTCAGTATAAAGCTTTGTTATGCATCGAGGAAAGCTGCTGAAGAAGATAGAAGAATCTGAATAGAACATTGTATCTCTTTTTATTTTAGATTTTTCCAGGTGTAACTAAGAGATGTGTTTCaattagcctgttcgcttgttggtttcagccagcccaaaccagccagccaacagtgtttttctctcacaataaaccagcaccagccagcccaaaccaacccagaaaccaaccagcgaataggccgAATATATGTCTTCTTTCCTTCGCAACAAAAGTACCGGAAGTAAAAGTAAAAGCAATAGCACACGGACAAATGGGAGAATAGTGTCCTTCCTCTTTTTTTGAAAGGAAAAAATTGAAAGGAACTTTTTTTAGGCCAAACACTACATACGAGCTACTGGTTCGGTGACTCGTAGTTCGCAGTTTCCCCTTCCGATCAAACTTAGGCCAAACACGGTCACACGAACGACGCGATCGTTCCCGAGCCCAGCATCCTCCTCTCGGGGCCGAGGCACGCTCTCCACGAGGCAAAACTTGCTGTCGCCCATGTACGCGAGCGCGGCCTCCGAGCGCGTGCTCTCGCCCGTCGCGCAGAACAGCTTCTCCTCCATCTTGTCCGACTCCGGCGGCAGTGCGGCACGATGCTGATCGTGCTGCGGGACGCGACCTGGCAGGCGCACACGCAGCCTTGCTCCTCGTCGAGGCCGACCCACGCGTCCAGCTCGCGGTCGAAGAAGCCCTGGCCATGGAACGGCAGCACCCAGTCCCCGTGGCACCGCCACTCGCGACGCGTGGTGTCGAAGGAGTAGGTGCCGCGGCGCGCGTGGCCGTGGACACGAAGACGGTGCGCCTGTCCGGGGGCACCGTGTAGGACACGATGGCCTCCGGAGCGAAAGGCAGAGGCGGCGCGGCGACTCTCTTCCACGACCACCGGTGCGTCGGACGCCCCGGCTCCGCCACGTCGTCGGTGCGGGGCGCCCACGAGAATGCCTCGAAGGCGAGTGGCAGGCCCGCGCCCAGCGTTGTCAGCGCGAACACCGCGTCGCCGCCTGCTGTAGCGACGGGCAAGTCGGAGAGGAGGCCCGGCAGGGGAGGGCTGATGGCCAGCGCTGCTGCCCTCGTGTCGTACACCAGGGTTGGAGCTGTTAGATTGATCTTTAATCCTAACGGGACCCAACGGCCTAGTTAGATTTTTGattcacgccctgatcgggggcgtccagcccaccatggctggagggctccTGTCACACTGCgttataaaaagaggtgggggccacAGCTCTTATCACGGGATTgatctgagccgagctccccaccgacacataaaccctaacccgatctagagaggggcgcagccagtaacgggaagccaccagccacgccCCCCGCTCCACCGACATCGATGACTTCATCAACCTCTTCCCCGAACATCGCTGCCCCGGCACAGACTTCACCAACAAACTCGATGGTGGCCTCTGGATCATCCCCATCTACGGTGTTAGGTTCGTCAACCCTCATCTATCCTCTCTGTGTCTCTGTCTCTCAGTCTAGAACGTGTTCTAGGATTCATGATTCTATTCAATAGCGAGTACCcagctagatctatgatcctagtgGTCCTATAAGcacaacaatggtaccagagccccGTTTAGGTATAGATCTAGCTTAATAGTTTAGATCCGTTTGGATCTGAGAAAAGAACAGAGGTTCATCCGAATCC is from Miscanthus floridulus cultivar M001 chromosome 7, ASM1932011v1, whole genome shotgun sequence and encodes:
- the LOC136467677 gene encoding predicted GPI-anchored protein 58 isoform X3, giving the protein MAPPFPVPPGALVIKVEDERETDQELRDMFTKDVQRWLELKKRRGQQPSGSAQSQPPPAPPVQQAPPLPPPPPPPPAAQHPCAKRPALGPPPGFAGVRTPPLKQYPPGPKAPAQPQQPAPPNAHRAPAPAALNAQRAGHAPQPAPVHAGPSAVPGLQRRTTPKPPHPAAKKKPTVPCTFCGVLCMTAWHLKQHEQGRKHRNRLAYLAGEMNVRCSVCNVHLSSGLNVEQHNAGKQHLQRLNRGA
- the LOC136467677 gene encoding uncharacterized protein isoform X1, with amino-acid sequence MAPPFPVPPGALVIKVEDERETDQELRDMFTKDVQRWLELKKRRGQQPSGSAQSQPPPAPPVQQAPPLPPPPPPPPAAQHPCAKRPALGPPPGFAGVRTPPLKQYPPGPKAPAQPQQPAPPNAHRAPAPAALNAQRAGHAPQPAPGAYGGATAAPPVHAGPSAVPGLQRRTTPKPPHPAAKKKPTVPCTFCGVLCMTAWHLKQHEQGRKHRNRLAYLAGEMNVRCSVCNVHLSSGLNVEQHNAGKQHLQRLNRGA
- the LOC136467677 gene encoding uncharacterized protein isoform X2; amino-acid sequence: MAPPFPVPPGALVIKVEDERETDQELRDMFTKDVQRWLELKKRRGQQPSGSAQSQPPPAPPQAPPLPPPPPPPPAAQHPCAKRPALGPPPGFAGVRTPPLKQYPPGPKAPAQPQQPAPPNAHRAPAPAALNAQRAGHAPQPAPGAYGGATAAPPVHAGPSAVPGLQRRTTPKPPHPAAKKKPTVPCTFCGVLCMTAWHLKQHEQGRKHRNRLAYLAGEMNVRCSVCNVHLSSGLNVEQHNAGKQHLQRLNRGA
- the LOC136464387 gene encoding uncharacterized protein, giving the protein MALEENALVVIASSSKLSARCEGSRALRAGGGMREQQGSGDVAGRRRGGVIRSLLGVERRLAEGNADAEGAVGVSSGKQPAAADGCGGEERKAVVRVVAADMPPALQRRAFRCARNELAAMPHFPRRLEPKRLALALKKEFDTAYGPAWHCIVGTSFGSYVTHARGGFLYFSVDKVYILLFRTAVEPSPH